The following are encoded together in the Meriones unguiculatus strain TT.TT164.6M chromosome 16, Bangor_MerUng_6.1, whole genome shotgun sequence genome:
- the Bak1 gene encoding bcl-2 homologous antagonist/killer isoform X1 has protein sequence MVTKSRGFLGRDDPWRRHLDTGNSDAGPCKSGLKPCPWRKPAAPRDSVSRPLSQPTSGAESGETCPPRPDRWHLDKDQVLRERAVKSLPPLLQVARDTEEVFRSYVFYLHHQEQETQGAAAPANPEMDNLSLEPNSVLGQVGRQLALIGDDINRRYDTEFQNLLEQLQPTAGNAYELFTKIASSLFKSGISWGRVVALLGFGYRLALYVYQRGLTGFLGQVTCFLADIILRHYIARWIAQRGGWVAALNLRRDPILIVMTIFGVVVLGQFVIHRFFRS, from the exons ATGGTCACAAAGTCGCGAGGCTTCCTGGGCCGAGACGACCCGTGGCGGCGGCATCTCGACACCGGGAATTCAGACGCCGGTCCCTGCAAGTCAGGCCTGAAACCTTGCCCCTGGAGGAAGCCAGCAGCCCCTCGGGATTCTGTCTCCAGACCGCTGAGCCAGCCCACATCTGGAGCAGAGTCCG GTGAGACCTGTCCACCCAGACCTGACAGATGGCATCTGGACAAGGACCAGGTCCTCCGAGAGAGGGCTGTGAAGAGCCTCCCTCCCCTTCTG CAGGTAGCCCGGGACACAGAGGAGGTCTTTCGAAGCTACGTTTTTTACCTCCACCACCAGGAGCAAGAGACCCAGGGAGCGGCTGCCCCTGCCAACCCCGAGATGGACAACCTGTCCCTAGAACCCAATAG TGTCTTGGGTCAGGTGGGTCGGCAGCTCGCGCTCATCGGAGATGACATTAACCGGCGCTATGACACCGAGTTCCAGAATTTACTGGAACAGCTTCAGCCCACCGCCGGGAACGCCTATGAACTCTTCACCAAGATCGCCTCCAG CCTGTTTAAGAGCGGCATCAGCTGGGGCCGTGTGGTGGCTCTCCTGGGCTTCGGCTACCGCCTGGCCCTGTATGTCTACCAGCGTGGTCTGACCGGCTTCCTGGGCCAGGTGACCTGCTTTCTGGCTGACATCATACTTCGCCACTACATTGCCAGGTGGATCGCGCAGAGAGGCGGCTGG GTGGCAGCCCTGAATCTGCGCAGAGACCCCATCCTGATCGTAATGACCATTTTTGGCGTGGTTGTGTTGGGCCAGTTCGTGATACACCGATTCTTCAGATCCTGA
- the Bak1 gene encoding bcl-2 homologous antagonist/killer isoform X4 encodes MASGQGPGPPREGCEEPPSPSEQQVARDTEEVFRSYVFYLHHQEQETQGAAAPANPEMDNLSLEPNSVLGQVGRQLALIGDDINRRYDTEFQNLLEQLQPTAGNAYELFTKIASSLFKSGISWGRVVALLGFGYRLALYVYQRGLTGFLGQVTCFLADIILRHYIARWIAQRGGWVAALNLRRDPILIVMTIFGVVVLGQFVIHRFFRS; translated from the exons ATGGCATCTGGACAAGGACCAGGTCCTCCGAGAGAGGGCTGTGAAGAGCCTCCCTCCCCTTCTG AACAGCAGGTAGCCCGGGACACAGAGGAGGTCTTTCGAAGCTACGTTTTTTACCTCCACCACCAGGAGCAAGAGACCCAGGGAGCGGCTGCCCCTGCCAACCCCGAGATGGACAACCTGTCCCTAGAACCCAATAG TGTCTTGGGTCAGGTGGGTCGGCAGCTCGCGCTCATCGGAGATGACATTAACCGGCGCTATGACACCGAGTTCCAGAATTTACTGGAACAGCTTCAGCCCACCGCCGGGAACGCCTATGAACTCTTCACCAAGATCGCCTCCAG CCTGTTTAAGAGCGGCATCAGCTGGGGCCGTGTGGTGGCTCTCCTGGGCTTCGGCTACCGCCTGGCCCTGTATGTCTACCAGCGTGGTCTGACCGGCTTCCTGGGCCAGGTGACCTGCTTTCTGGCTGACATCATACTTCGCCACTACATTGCCAGGTGGATCGCGCAGAGAGGCGGCTGG GTGGCAGCCCTGAATCTGCGCAGAGACCCCATCCTGATCGTAATGACCATTTTTGGCGTGGTTGTGTTGGGCCAGTTCGTGATACACCGATTCTTCAGATCCTGA
- the Bak1 gene encoding bcl-2 homologous antagonist/killer isoform X3 — translation MNGGETCPPRPDRWHLDKDQVLRERAVKSLPPLLQVARDTEEVFRSYVFYLHHQEQETQGAAAPANPEMDNLSLEPNSVLGQVGRQLALIGDDINRRYDTEFQNLLEQLQPTAGNAYELFTKIASSLFKSGISWGRVVALLGFGYRLALYVYQRGLTGFLGQVTCFLADIILRHYIARWIAQRGGWVAALNLRRDPILIVMTIFGVVVLGQFVIHRFFRS, via the exons ATGAACGGAG GTGAGACCTGTCCACCCAGACCTGACAGATGGCATCTGGACAAGGACCAGGTCCTCCGAGAGAGGGCTGTGAAGAGCCTCCCTCCCCTTCTG CAGGTAGCCCGGGACACAGAGGAGGTCTTTCGAAGCTACGTTTTTTACCTCCACCACCAGGAGCAAGAGACCCAGGGAGCGGCTGCCCCTGCCAACCCCGAGATGGACAACCTGTCCCTAGAACCCAATAG TGTCTTGGGTCAGGTGGGTCGGCAGCTCGCGCTCATCGGAGATGACATTAACCGGCGCTATGACACCGAGTTCCAGAATTTACTGGAACAGCTTCAGCCCACCGCCGGGAACGCCTATGAACTCTTCACCAAGATCGCCTCCAG CCTGTTTAAGAGCGGCATCAGCTGGGGCCGTGTGGTGGCTCTCCTGGGCTTCGGCTACCGCCTGGCCCTGTATGTCTACCAGCGTGGTCTGACCGGCTTCCTGGGCCAGGTGACCTGCTTTCTGGCTGACATCATACTTCGCCACTACATTGCCAGGTGGATCGCGCAGAGAGGCGGCTGG GTGGCAGCCCTGAATCTGCGCAGAGACCCCATCCTGATCGTAATGACCATTTTTGGCGTGGTTGTGTTGGGCCAGTTCGTGATACACCGATTCTTCAGATCCTGA
- the Bak1 gene encoding bcl-2 homologous antagonist/killer isoform X2, protein MVTKSRGFLGRDDPWRRHLDTGNSDAGPCKSGLKPCPWRKPAAPRDSVSRPLSQPTSGAESGETCPPRPDRWHLDKDQVLRERAVKSLPPLLQVARDTEEVFRSYVFYLHHQEQETQGAAAPANPEMDNLSLEPNSVLGQVGRQLALIGDDINRRYDTEFQNLLEQLQPTAGNAYELFTKIASRPAATLTGNPLTSPLLSLASLGPLYQPRPAYCSVRFLLSQTARPSLTGHQAKAGFLTWTGSSTV, encoded by the exons ATGGTCACAAAGTCGCGAGGCTTCCTGGGCCGAGACGACCCGTGGCGGCGGCATCTCGACACCGGGAATTCAGACGCCGGTCCCTGCAAGTCAGGCCTGAAACCTTGCCCCTGGAGGAAGCCAGCAGCCCCTCGGGATTCTGTCTCCAGACCGCTGAGCCAGCCCACATCTGGAGCAGAGTCCG GTGAGACCTGTCCACCCAGACCTGACAGATGGCATCTGGACAAGGACCAGGTCCTCCGAGAGAGGGCTGTGAAGAGCCTCCCTCCCCTTCTG CAGGTAGCCCGGGACACAGAGGAGGTCTTTCGAAGCTACGTTTTTTACCTCCACCACCAGGAGCAAGAGACCCAGGGAGCGGCTGCCCCTGCCAACCCCGAGATGGACAACCTGTCCCTAGAACCCAATAG TGTCTTGGGTCAGGTGGGTCGGCAGCTCGCGCTCATCGGAGATGACATTAACCGGCGCTATGACACCGAGTTCCAGAATTTACTGGAACAGCTTCAGCCCACCGCCGGGAACGCCTATGAACTCTTCACCAAGATCGCCTCCAG GCCTGCAGCAACACTCACAGGTAATCCCCTGACGTCTCCTCTGCTCAGTCTTGCCTCTCTGGGCCCTCTGTACCAGCCTCGGCCAGCTTACTGCTCTGTCCGCTTTCTCCTCTCACAGACAGCCAGGCCCTCCCTGACTGGCCACCAGGCAAAGGCAGGCTTTCTGACCTGGACTGGCAGCTCAACCGTTTAG
- the LOC110543665 gene encoding gametogenetin-binding protein 1-like: MAAQARTPRSRPRILGCSSVLRFLRSLVGSKGSSKGPNTPLTRSRPNPPPEQDAASPRVDHGEDHGRGEPQLHTAAPRILSAAPPNPPLQDAFGLGTGDTGSQTSTCKRAPKLRFHGTEVTSVPSRGAEEVLGHLSEKKKRHGEEPAGEASGASDREHCTQALEAAQECLQWVPGPLALTPGVFVKEEEDGHCLMEIRDLRLSSRKVGPNPWNYILGLYKQLHKSALGKAQRPGLPQFPLKDGLPHEEKGEREEAEEEESCANLCAPRPAAFPSLLQKTFRSTDTVGFVESELKKILAVQRECRLWKVGSPEGRELMTRPDITLEEAGMVDGQHLLLEEMDEMGNWPPPE; the protein is encoded by the exons ATGGCGGCCCAGGCTCGGACCCCTCGGTCACGGCCAAGAATCTTGGGCTGCTCCTCCGTGTTGCGCTTTCTCCGAAGCCTGGTGGGGAGTAAGGGCAGTTCTAAGGGTCCTAACACGCCCCTGACCAGGAGCCGGCCCAACCCCCCACCGGAGCAGGATGCTGCCTCCCCAAGGGTAGACCACGGGGAAGATCATGGAAGAGGAGAGCCGCAGCTGCACACCGCAGCACCCAGGATCCTCTCCGCGGCTCCCCCAAACCCACCTCTGCAGGATGCTTTCGGCCTGGGCACCGGGGACACAGGTTCCCAGACCTCCACCTGCAAGCGTGCCCCAAAGCTCAGGTTCCACGGAACAGAGGTAACATCAGTCCCCagcagaggagcagaggaggTTCTGGGGCACCTgtctgagaagaagaaaagacacgGGGAAGAGCCAGCAGGGGAGGCCTCTGGGGCCTCAGACAG GGAACACTGTACCCAGGCCCTGGAGGCTGCACAAGAATGTCTGCAGTGGGTTCCCGGACCGCTGGCACTTACCCCTGGGGTCTTCGTCAAAGAGGAAGAGGACGGGCACTGCCTAATGGAGATCC GAGACCTCAGGCTGTCCTCTCGCAAGGTGGGGCCCAACCCGTGGAACTATATCCTCGGCTTGTACAAGCAGCTCCATAAATCAGCTCTGGGCAAG GCTCAGAGACCGgggctgcctcagtttcctctcaaGGATGGCTTGCCccatgaggagaaaggggagcgAGAAGaagctgaggaggaggagagctgCGCCAATCTGTGCGCCCCACGCCCTGCCGCCTTCCCATCCCTGCTGCAGAAGACATTCAGATCCACTGACACAGTGG GTTTCGTGGAGTCAGAGCTGAAGAAGATTCTGGCAGTGCAACGGGAGTGCCGCCTCTGGAAGGTGGGCAGCCCGGAGGGCCGGGAGCTGATGACCCGGCCAGACATCACGCTGGAGGAGGCAGGGATGGTGGACGGCCAG CACCTGCTCCTGGAGGAGATGGACGAGATGGGGAACTGGCCCCCTCCGGAGTGA